In the Colwellia sp. 20A7 genome, one interval contains:
- the hflD gene encoding high frequency lysogenization protein HflD, producing the protein MKDQTITLAAIFQAAHLVQQVSRTGQVDENELTVLVSSITMTSPENTLAVYGGELENVKLGLKLLVNHLGDPSSENSNSEGKKVKDPELTRYIIGLINLERKLAKQPKQLSKLGERIDASKRQIDHYSITSDTLISSFASIYSDIISPLGSRIQVTGEPNILKQPVNQHKIRALLLAGIRAAVLWRQVGGKRRSIFFNRNKIVKTAQQLLNTI; encoded by the coding sequence ATGAAAGATCAAACGATAACCTTAGCCGCTATTTTTCAAGCAGCACACCTTGTACAGCAAGTTTCGCGTACTGGGCAAGTTGACGAAAATGAATTGACTGTGTTGGTTAGTAGTATAACCATGACTTCCCCCGAAAATACTTTAGCAGTATATGGCGGTGAATTAGAAAATGTGAAGTTGGGGCTCAAACTTTTAGTCAATCATTTAGGCGATCCATCAAGTGAAAATAGTAATAGCGAAGGTAAAAAAGTTAAAGATCCAGAGCTTACCCGCTATATTATTGGTTTAATAAACCTCGAGCGAAAATTAGCAAAACAGCCAAAGCAGTTATCTAAACTTGGTGAACGTATTGATGCAAGTAAACGACAAATAGACCATTACAGCATAACCAGCGATACACTTATTTCCAGCTTCGCTAGCATATATAGTGATATTATCAGCCCCTTAGGATCTCGTATTCAAGTAACGGGCGAGCCAAATATATTAAAACAACCGGTAAATCAGCATAAAATTAGAGCTTTACTATTGGCCGGCATACGAGCAGCAGTGTTATGGCGACAAGTGGGCGGTAAACGTAGAAGTATATTTTTCAATCGAAACAAAATAGTAAAAACAGCACAACAACTTTTAAACACTATTTAA
- the lnt gene encoding apolipoprotein N-acyltransferase — protein sequence MLYSRLMKKLKNKDYWLCFLAGLSLVLAYAPFSQWYLTLFIPAFVFYKILNASPRKAAKLMGLFAFGWFASGISWVHVSIDQFGGLPLIISLALMLLLCLYLTIFPALAGYLTARFSKNRQLNLWLLPSFWLICEYLRSVVLTGFPWLSLGYSQIDSPLASFVPLIGEVGVTAIVLLINISLVKIFIALTHQNHKKLVFPTAIICSLALLSFILSHVVWVKTNGKTTKVALVQGNIAQSIKWAPEQEWPTMLKYLDLTRVNYDADIIIWPESAIPALEPTVQDYLATVDSSARLNDSAIITGILNYNFESKEYFNSLITLGKAQAEDEISYFYNHQNRYSKHHLLPIGEFVPFQELLRPLAPLFNLPMSSFSRGDYVQKNLIANGLHLLPLLCFEIAFPHQLAANLTPETDLLLTVSNDAWFGHSHGPHQHMEIARMRALEFGRPLLRATNNGITAIVDHKGDYIARIPQFEEGVLKADVPLVTGKTPYSQWPRLILLLIILVPIILIIVKQQSTPDK from the coding sequence ATGCTCTATTCTCGTTTAATGAAAAAACTAAAGAATAAAGATTATTGGCTTTGCTTCTTGGCGGGCTTAAGCTTAGTTTTAGCTTATGCCCCTTTTTCGCAGTGGTACTTAACTTTATTTATTCCTGCTTTTGTTTTTTATAAGATATTAAACGCTTCACCTAGAAAAGCGGCCAAACTCATGGGCTTATTTGCCTTTGGTTGGTTTGCCAGTGGTATTAGTTGGGTTCACGTTAGTATTGATCAATTCGGTGGCTTGCCATTAATTATCTCGTTAGCCTTAATGCTACTACTTTGCCTTTATCTGACAATATTCCCTGCTCTCGCGGGTTATTTAACAGCACGATTTTCTAAAAATCGACAGTTAAACTTGTGGCTACTCCCTTCATTTTGGCTTATTTGTGAATACCTACGTAGTGTAGTCCTTACTGGCTTTCCTTGGCTTTCATTAGGCTATAGCCAAATAGATAGTCCTTTGGCTAGTTTTGTTCCTCTTATTGGTGAGGTAGGAGTAACAGCAATTGTCTTATTAATAAATATATCTTTAGTCAAAATTTTTATCGCATTAACACATCAAAACCATAAGAAATTGGTATTTCCAACAGCTATTATTTGTTCATTGGCTTTGCTCAGTTTTATTTTATCTCACGTTGTGTGGGTAAAAACGAATGGTAAAACAACAAAAGTAGCGCTAGTTCAGGGGAATATTGCTCAATCTATAAAATGGGCACCTGAACAAGAGTGGCCAACCATGCTTAAGTATTTAGATCTTACCCGCGTTAATTATGATGCCGATATTATAATTTGGCCTGAATCAGCTATTCCCGCATTAGAGCCTACCGTTCAAGATTATTTAGCCACAGTAGACAGCTCTGCTCGCTTAAATGATAGTGCTATAATTACCGGTATTCTTAATTATAACTTTGAAAGTAAAGAGTATTTTAATAGTTTAATTACGTTAGGAAAAGCACAAGCAGAAGACGAAATAAGCTACTTTTATAACCATCAAAATCGTTATTCTAAGCATCATTTATTGCCTATAGGTGAATTTGTTCCTTTTCAAGAGTTATTGCGTCCCTTAGCTCCTCTTTTCAATTTGCCCATGTCTTCTTTTAGTCGAGGTGATTATGTTCAAAAAAACCTAATTGCTAACGGTTTGCATTTGTTGCCATTACTATGCTTTGAAATTGCATTCCCACATCAATTAGCCGCTAATTTAACGCCAGAAACTGATTTACTGCTAACAGTGAGTAATGATGCTTGGTTTGGTCACTCCCATGGACCACATCAGCATATGGAGATTGCTCGTATGCGAGCATTAGAATTTGGTAGGCCATTATTACGAGCAACAAACAATGGTATTACCGCTATTGTTGATCATAAAGGCGATTATATTGCTCGTATTCCACAATTTGAAGAAGGTGTATTAAAAGCTGATGTACCATTAGTTACAGGAAAAACACCTTATAGCCAATGGCCTAGATTAATTTTATTATTGATTATTTTAGTACCCATAATACTTATTATTGTTAAACAACAAAGTACCCCTGATAAATAA
- the miaB gene encoding tRNA (N6-isopentenyl adenosine(37)-C2)-methylthiotransferase MiaB, protein MSKKLYIKTWGCQMNEYDSQKMAELLDSTHGFELAQEAEDADVILLNTCSIREKAQEKVFHQLGRWKNLKDINPNLVIGVGGCVASQEGDAIRKRAPFVDMVFGPQTLHRLPEMLNQLERGTKSIVDVSFPEIEKFDRLPEPVADGPSAFVSIMEGCSKYCTFCVVPYTRGEEVSRPLDDVLYEIAQLAEQNVREVNLLGQNVNAYRGEMHDGSICRFADLVRLVATIDGIDRIRYTTSHPVEFTDDIIDAYADVPELVNHLHLPVQSGCDRILTQMKRGHTAIEYKSQIRKLKKVRPELCMSSDFIIGFPGESNDDFMDTMNLIEAVNFDLSFSFIYSARPGTPAADLPDDISDETKKERLALLQDKITQQALRIARQMLNTEQRILVEGPSKKNPMELRGKTENNRTVNFVAPHSVIGQFVDVKITDVYANSLRGELIRQESEMGLRIAHSPADILANNHHKTSKSIISNIDDLGVGTYNPVS, encoded by the coding sequence ATGAGTAAAAAGCTATATATCAAAACTTGGGGCTGTCAAATGAACGAGTATGACTCGCAAAAAATGGCCGAACTACTAGATTCAACTCATGGTTTTGAACTAGCACAAGAAGCTGAAGATGCTGATGTGATTTTACTCAATACCTGCTCAATTCGTGAGAAAGCACAAGAAAAAGTTTTCCATCAGCTTGGGCGTTGGAAAAACTTAAAAGACATAAATCCTAATTTAGTGATCGGTGTTGGTGGATGTGTTGCCTCACAAGAAGGTGATGCTATACGCAAACGTGCACCATTTGTAGATATGGTTTTTGGTCCACAAACATTGCACCGTTTACCTGAAATGCTAAATCAATTAGAGCGTGGCACTAAATCTATTGTTGATGTTAGTTTCCCTGAAATTGAAAAATTTGATCGTTTACCTGAGCCAGTTGCAGACGGCCCGAGTGCTTTTGTTTCAATTATGGAAGGCTGTAGTAAATATTGTACTTTCTGTGTTGTACCATATACTCGTGGTGAGGAAGTTAGTCGCCCGCTTGATGATGTATTATATGAAATAGCCCAACTTGCTGAGCAAAATGTGCGCGAAGTAAACTTGTTAGGGCAAAATGTTAATGCTTACCGTGGTGAAATGCACGACGGTAGTATTTGTCGTTTTGCTGACTTAGTACGTTTAGTTGCCACTATAGATGGTATTGACCGTATCCGTTATACGACTTCACATCCTGTTGAATTTACAGATGATATTATCGACGCTTATGCTGATGTGCCAGAATTAGTCAATCATTTACACCTACCGGTACAAAGTGGTTGTGATAGAATTTTAACCCAAATGAAACGTGGGCATACGGCTATTGAGTATAAATCTCAAATTCGTAAATTGAAAAAAGTGCGCCCAGAGCTTTGTATGTCTTCTGATTTTATCATCGGTTTCCCTGGTGAAAGTAATGACGATTTTATGGATACTATGAATTTAATTGAAGCGGTTAATTTTGATTTAAGCTTTAGCTTTATTTATAGCGCTCGCCCTGGTACGCCAGCTGCTGATTTGCCTGATGATATTAGCGATGAAACAAAGAAAGAGCGCTTAGCACTCTTACAAGATAAAATTACTCAACAAGCATTACGCATCGCCAGACAAATGCTTAATACAGAACAACGTATATTAGTTGAAGGTCCATCAAAGAAAAACCCAATGGAATTACGTGGTAAAACTGAAAATAATCGCACCGTTAATTTTGTTGCGCCACATTCAGTGATCGGCCAGTTTGTTGACGTAAAAATTACTGATGTTTATGCTAACTCTTTACGTGGTGAATTAATTCGTCAGGAAAGTGAAATGGGGCTAAGAATAGCTCATTCTCCTGCTGATATATTAGCTAACAACCACCATAAAACATCAAAATCAATCATAAGTAATATTGACGATTTAGGTGTTGGAACTTATAACCCTGTAAGTTAA
- the ybeY gene encoding rRNA maturation RNase YbeY, with protein MKNIVDLQNACDASNLPSAELFQQWVDAALTSVTEQEFELTIRLVNSQESQQLNKQYRQKDKPTNVLSFPFEVPEGIELNLLGDLVICSQVVEQESKEQKKVLFDHWAHMVIHGCLHLLGYDHINDTDANEMEALEIKILATLTINDPYNV; from the coding sequence ATGAAAAATATCGTTGATTTACAAAATGCCTGTGATGCGTCAAACCTCCCCTCTGCTGAACTGTTTCAACAGTGGGTTGATGCTGCATTAACTAGCGTAACAGAACAAGAATTTGAGTTAACTATACGCCTGGTAAATAGTCAAGAAAGCCAGCAACTTAATAAACAATACAGACAAAAAGATAAGCCTACTAATGTGTTATCTTTTCCTTTCGAAGTCCCTGAAGGCATTGAGCTTAATTTATTAGGTGACTTAGTCATTTGCTCACAGGTTGTAGAACAAGAATCAAAAGAGCAAAAGAAAGTATTATTTGATCATTGGGCACATATGGTAATACATGGATGCTTGCATTTATTAGGATATGATCATATAAACGATACTGATGCAAATGAGATGGAAGCGCTAGAAATAAAAATTTTAGCTACACTAACCATTAACGACCCATATAACGTATAA
- a CDS encoding HlyC/CorC family transporter: MSDDNPHSNSGSKKKSFFHNFMQMFRLEPKNKNDLVDVLTGAEGRELINPETKLMIEGVLGVSEMRVRDIMIPRSQMVTIDRNQSLDEFLPIILESGHSRFPVVNEDIDHVDGILLAKDLIAFGFNSVNLGIDYQEFSLNEIIRPAIIVPESKKVEPLLKEFRSNRYHMALVADEYGGISGVITIEDILEQIVGEIEDETDEDIEEDIKVLAGNVYLVRALTELEDFNSYFNSDFDEKSADTISGIILHNLHHMPRKGEQVTIGNFEFKVVAADTRCMQMLQVTVNKKHTINGKVSD; this comes from the coding sequence ATGAGCGATGACAACCCCCACTCGAATAGCGGTTCAAAGAAGAAATCTTTTTTTCACAACTTTATGCAAATGTTTCGTCTTGAACCGAAAAATAAAAATGACCTTGTAGACGTATTAACTGGTGCTGAAGGTCGTGAGCTTATAAACCCCGAAACCAAATTAATGATTGAAGGCGTTTTAGGTGTATCAGAGATGCGTGTTCGCGATATCATGATCCCTCGCTCACAAATGGTAACCATTGACAGAAACCAAAGTTTAGATGAATTTTTACCTATAATTTTGGAATCCGGCCACTCTAGATTTCCTGTCGTTAATGAAGATATTGATCATGTAGATGGGATTTTGTTAGCCAAAGATTTAATCGCTTTTGGCTTTAATAGTGTTAACTTGGGCATAGATTATCAAGAATTTAGTTTAAATGAGATAATTCGCCCAGCGATCATCGTTCCAGAAAGTAAAAAAGTTGAGCCGTTATTAAAAGAATTCCGTTCAAATCGTTACCATATGGCATTAGTTGCTGATGAGTATGGTGGTATTTCAGGTGTTATCACAATAGAAGATATTCTTGAACAAATTGTTGGTGAAATTGAAGATGAAACCGATGAAGATATTGAAGAAGATATAAAAGTACTTGCAGGTAATGTCTATTTGGTAAGAGCATTAACCGAACTTGAAGATTTTAATAGCTATTTCAATAGTGATTTTGACGAAAAATCAGCTGATACTATTTCAGGTATTATTTTGCACAACCTACATCATATGCCAAGAAAAGGTGAGCAAGTTACTATTGGAAACTTTGAGTTTAAAGTAGTAGCAGCAGACACTCGGTGTATGCAAATGTTACAAGTTACTGTTAATAAAAAACATACAATTAATGGTAAAGTGAGTGACTAA
- a CDS encoding PhoH family protein, which produces MDDHLKTIERRLGVKISYRGSQFTVLGKDSHCIAVIDLLKNLYIETAPVKGQDKEITSEMVHLAIIEADMLEQDSSTDASSNTKEASELGANYEKMVTIKTKRGTVKPRNGNQQSYVQNIVTNDISFGVGVAGTGKTYLAVACAVDALERQEVRRILLTRPAVEAGEKLGFLPGDLSQKIDPYLRPLYDALFEMLGFERVEKLIERNVIEIAPLAYMRGRTLNDAFIILDESQNTTVEQMKMFLTRIGFNSRAVITGDITQVDLPKHQTSGLRDAIEVLQDINGISFNFFQSKDVVRHPVVAKVVDAYESHEQKLNRQKKLKENQASSSK; this is translated from the coding sequence ATGGATGATCATTTAAAAACGATTGAACGTCGTTTAGGGGTTAAAATTAGCTATCGTGGTAGTCAATTTACCGTTTTAGGCAAAGATAGTCATTGTATTGCTGTTATTGATTTATTAAAGAATTTATACATAGAAACTGCCCCTGTAAAAGGACAAGATAAAGAGATTACCAGTGAAATGGTTCATCTTGCAATCATTGAAGCCGACATGTTAGAGCAAGATAGCTCAACCGATGCATCAAGTAATACTAAAGAAGCATCAGAATTAGGTGCAAACTATGAAAAAATGGTGACCATCAAAACTAAACGCGGCACCGTTAAGCCACGTAATGGTAATCAACAGTCTTATGTGCAAAATATAGTAACTAACGATATTAGCTTTGGTGTTGGCGTAGCCGGTACAGGCAAAACTTACCTTGCTGTTGCTTGCGCTGTCGATGCATTAGAGCGTCAAGAAGTACGTCGAATACTTCTTACTCGCCCTGCTGTAGAAGCAGGTGAAAAGTTAGGTTTTTTACCTGGTGATTTATCACAAAAAATAGACCCTTACTTAAGACCGCTTTATGATGCATTATTTGAAATGTTAGGTTTTGAGCGCGTTGAAAAGCTGATTGAACGTAATGTTATCGAAATTGCTCCTTTAGCTTATATGCGTGGTAGAACTCTAAATGATGCTTTTATTATTTTAGATGAAAGCCAGAATACAACGGTTGAACAAATGAAAATGTTTTTAACGCGTATTGGTTTCAATTCTAGAGCGGTTATCACCGGTGATATAACACAAGTTGATTTACCTAAACACCAAACATCAGGTTTGCGTGATGCTATAGAAGTGTTGCAAGATATTAACGGTATTAGCTTTAACTTTTTCCAATCAAAAGATGTAGTTCGCCATCCTGTTGTCGCTAAAGTGGTTGATGCTTATGAATCGCATGAACAAAAATTAAATAGACAAAAGAAGCTAAAAGAAAATCAAGCAAGTAGTTCTAAGTAA
- a CDS encoding response regulator: MSTKLLICDDSNMARKQLARSLPEGWDVEISFATNGVEGIEAIKENKGDVLLLDLNMPEMDGYQVLEAIIAQDLPTLTIVVSGDIQPEAHKRVIGLGALAFIKKPVNKDKLTEVIMSYGLFTKEEQQGDVVQNISTQDPSIIIKKAPIIEPDSNDNGQLSSLTDNPSLTTTSNDELTLSSGLRDCYQEIANVAMGRAGDLLARLLDVFVKLPIPNVNFIEVSELRMALRDVESNESTSGICQGFISAGISGEALLILNDSSFKDVASLMNYQYNEDEGTELELLMDLANVLIGACLKGISEQLDINFSQGHPVVLGQHRDISELIANNANKWKKTLAIEISYGIENYKIKCDLLLLFTEQSMQTLNNKLTYLLE; encoded by the coding sequence ATGTCCACTAAGCTACTAATTTGTGACGATTCAAATATGGCACGAAAGCAACTTGCTCGTTCTTTACCTGAAGGGTGGGATGTCGAGATAAGTTTTGCAACGAATGGTGTGGAAGGGATCGAAGCCATAAAAGAGAACAAGGGAGATGTATTACTGCTTGATTTAAATATGCCGGAAATGGATGGCTATCAAGTGCTTGAGGCGATTATAGCGCAAGATCTGCCAACATTAACAATAGTGGTATCTGGGGATATTCAACCAGAAGCACATAAGAGGGTGATCGGTTTAGGTGCTTTAGCCTTTATTAAAAAGCCAGTTAATAAAGATAAATTAACCGAAGTTATAATGTCTTACGGGTTATTTACAAAAGAAGAACAACAAGGTGATGTTGTTCAAAATATTTCAACTCAAGATCCCTCAATAATAATTAAAAAAGCACCTATTATAGAGCCGGATAGTAATGATAATGGGCAATTATCATCGTTAACGGACAACCCCAGCTTAACAACAACTTCAAATGATGAATTAACGTTATCTTCAGGTTTACGTGATTGTTACCAAGAAATTGCGAATGTTGCTATGGGAAGAGCTGGCGATTTATTAGCACGTTTACTGGATGTATTTGTAAAGTTACCTATACCCAACGTTAATTTTATTGAAGTTAGTGAGCTAAGAATGGCACTGAGGGATGTTGAATCAAACGAGAGTACATCAGGTATTTGCCAGGGATTCATTAGTGCGGGAATTTCAGGGGAAGCATTACTTATTCTGAATGATTCAAGTTTCAAAGATGTCGCTTCTTTAATGAATTATCAGTATAACGAAGACGAAGGTACAGAGTTGGAGCTTTTAATGGATCTAGCAAATGTATTAATCGGTGCTTGTTTGAAGGGAATCTCAGAACAATTAGACATTAATTTTAGCCAAGGCCATCCTGTAGTTTTAGGTCAGCATAGAGATATATCAGAATTAATTGCTAATAATGCAAATAAGTGGAAAAAAACTTTAGCTATAGAAATTAGTTATGGTATCGAAAATTATAAAATTAAATGTGATTTGTTATTGTTGTTTACAGAACAATCAATGCAAACGTTGAATAATAAACTTACTTATTTATTAGAGTAA
- a CDS encoding GGDEF domain-containing protein, whose amino-acid sequence MSLETSQLNELNELHWLMEMLYNIDVGLVVLDKDYKIQLFNGFMENHSGFLPRQVKDKIIFEIFGEIPKDWFKRKAESVFLLKNKAFTIWEQRPHLFKFDSYRPVTGSAEFMYQNTTFIPLISSTGEVTHLCLLIYDVTDNAINKINLENANEELSTLSQTDGLTHLFNRTYWESCLQTEYKRWVRSRHPSSLVMLDIDHFKSVNDNYGHLVGDEVIRHISALIIEQARETDISGRYGGEEFTIILADTELKGAYVFAERLRRAVEAAVVKYNDIEIKYTISLGIAEIDASINTPEAWIECADTALYNAKESGRNKVSSHPK is encoded by the coding sequence ATGTCGTTAGAAACGTCACAATTAAATGAATTAAATGAATTACATTGGTTAATGGAAATGCTTTATAACATTGACGTTGGCTTAGTTGTTTTAGATAAAGATTATAAAATTCAATTGTTTAATGGTTTTATGGAGAATCATAGTGGTTTTCTGCCTAGACAAGTAAAGGATAAGATAATTTTTGAGATCTTTGGTGAAATACCTAAGGATTGGTTTAAGCGTAAAGCTGAGTCGGTATTTTTATTAAAGAATAAAGCGTTTACTATTTGGGAACAGAGACCCCATTTATTTAAGTTTGATAGTTATCGCCCCGTTACGGGTAGTGCTGAATTTATGTATCAAAACACGACATTTATTCCATTGATTTCTTCAACTGGTGAAGTCACACATCTTTGTCTTCTTATTTACGATGTGACTGATAATGCAATAAATAAAATAAACCTAGAGAATGCAAATGAAGAGCTTAGCACCTTGAGTCAAACAGATGGCTTAACTCATTTGTTTAATCGCACTTATTGGGAAAGTTGTTTACAAACGGAATATAAACGTTGGGTTCGAAGCCGACATCCAAGTTCGTTAGTGATGCTTGATATTGATCACTTTAAAAGTGTTAATGACAATTATGGTCATTTAGTTGGTGATGAAGTTATTCGGCATATTTCAGCACTAATTATAGAGCAAGCACGCGAAACTGATATCTCTGGTCGGTATGGCGGTGAGGAGTTTACTATTATATTGGCTGATACAGAATTGAAAGGTGCTTATGTTTTTGCTGAACGTCTACGTAGAGCTGTAGAGGCTGCGGTAGTTAAATATAATGATATTGAAATAAAATACACTATCAGTTTAGGTATTGCAGAGATAGATGCCAGTATTAATACCCCTGAGGCTTGGATTGAATGTGCAGATACTGCACTTTATAACGCCAAAGAAAGTGGTCGAAATAAAGTTAGTTCACACCCAAAGTAA
- a CDS encoding FAD-dependent oxidoreductase, producing the protein MKDFDCVVVGGGMVGAASALALAQLGLTVALVEQHEPQSFSKEQGFDLRVSAISLASQYLLEQLGAWAQVMQWRACPYKRLGVWEQEYAYTEFNADSIKQTHLGHIVENRLLQLSLWQQIKLQSNIEVFCPEKLISLSQNNDKATLVLEHISLTAKVVIAADGANSQMRDLVNIGVTSWDYQQSAMLINVKTKMSQQDITWQQYLPTGPVAFLPLTKETLTQSTLSKNTVSPISHEQNSPEKTDCAGYASLVWYHQRDEIKRLSALSNQQLQQEILSVFPKRLGQIEVLDKGAFPLTRRHANTYQKNRVLLLGDAAHTINPMAGQGVNLGFKDVQALQTVISCAIGNGECWHNTDVLSRYETMRRKDNLLMQSTMDVLYHAFSHPSPLIKTLRNASLFAVSKVPGLNSVVKNKALAYACGV; encoded by the coding sequence ATGAAAGATTTTGATTGTGTTGTTGTCGGTGGAGGCATGGTAGGTGCAGCAAGTGCATTAGCATTAGCGCAGCTGGGTTTAACAGTAGCTTTAGTTGAGCAACATGAGCCTCAATCTTTTTCGAAAGAACAAGGTTTTGATTTACGTGTTTCAGCTATATCGTTAGCCTCTCAATACTTATTAGAGCAACTCGGTGCGTGGGCACAAGTAATGCAATGGCGAGCTTGCCCTTACAAACGTTTAGGTGTTTGGGAGCAGGAATATGCTTATACTGAGTTTAATGCTGATAGTATTAAGCAGACTCATTTAGGGCATATTGTTGAAAATAGGCTATTACAATTATCTTTATGGCAACAAATTAAACTGCAGTCGAATATTGAGGTGTTTTGCCCTGAAAAACTGATTTCGTTATCTCAAAATAATGATAAAGCGACGTTAGTGCTAGAGCATATAAGTTTAACCGCTAAGGTAGTGATAGCTGCTGATGGTGCTAATTCCCAAATGAGAGATTTAGTCAATATAGGCGTTACTTCATGGGATTATCAACAATCAGCCATGCTTATTAATGTTAAAACGAAAATGTCTCAGCAAGATATAACTTGGCAGCAATATTTACCTACAGGCCCTGTAGCATTTTTACCCTTAACAAAAGAAACTTTAACGCAAAGCACCTTATCAAAAAATACAGTATCACCAATATCGCACGAACAAAACTCACCAGAGAAAACTGATTGTGCCGGTTATGCGTCTTTAGTTTGGTATCATCAACGTGATGAAATTAAACGACTATCCGCTTTATCAAATCAACAATTGCAACAGGAAATATTGTCAGTGTTTCCTAAAAGGTTAGGACAAATAGAAGTACTAGATAAAGGGGCTTTTCCATTAACTCGACGTCATGCCAATACTTATCAGAAAAATCGTGTGCTGTTGTTAGGCGACGCAGCCCATACAATAAATCCAATGGCGGGGCAGGGCGTTAATTTAGGCTTTAAGGACGTTCAAGCATTACAAACTGTAATTTCTTGTGCTATTGGTAATGGCGAATGTTGGCATAATACGGATGTATTAAGCCGCTATGAAACGATGAGACGTAAGGATAACTTGCTGATGCAATCAACCATGGATGTTTTATACCATGCATTTAGCCACCCATCGCCATTAATTAAAACCTTAAGAAATGCGAGTTTATTCGCGGTTAGTAAAGTTCCTGGATTGAATAGTGTCGTAAAAAATAAAGCCTTGGCTTATGCTTGTGGTGTTTAG
- the purB gene encoding adenylosuccinate lyase, producing MELSALTAISPVDGRYGSKTSDLRPIFSEFGLTKYRVTVEVRWLQKLSATEAIAEVPVFSDAANEALNSIVANFNEEDALRIKKIEATTNHDVKAVEYFLKEKIADNAELNAVTEFIHFACTSEDINNLSHGLMLKECNENVLLPAIDEILAKVKGLAIEYKNIPMMCRTHGQPASPSTLGKEMANVYVRLQRQRKQIAEVELLGKINGAVGNYNAHLSAYPEVNWHQFADEFVSSLGLTWNAFTTQIEPHDYIAELFDAIARFNTILIDFDRDVWGYIALGHFKQKTIAGEIGSSTMPHKVNPIDFENSEGNLGIANAIFNHLAQKLPISRWQRDLTDSTVLRNLGVGFGHAIIAYQSTLKGISKLEVNEANLAKELDNNWEVLAEPVQTVMRRYGIEKPYEKLKELTRGKRVDGDSMREFINTLELPDTVKAELCLLTPASYIGRAVSFIEELD from the coding sequence ATGGAACTTTCAGCATTAACCGCCATATCGCCAGTAGACGGCCGATATGGCAGCAAAACAAGTGACTTACGCCCTATCTTTAGTGAATTTGGTTTAACCAAATACCGTGTAACGGTTGAAGTCCGTTGGTTACAAAAATTAAGTGCAACTGAAGCTATTGCAGAGGTTCCTGTTTTTAGTGATGCTGCAAATGAAGCATTGAATAGCATTGTAGCTAACTTCAACGAAGAAGATGCTCTGCGCATCAAGAAAATTGAAGCAACAACTAATCATGATGTAAAAGCGGTTGAGTACTTTTTAAAAGAAAAAATTGCTGATAATGCTGAGTTAAATGCAGTAACTGAATTTATTCACTTTGCTTGTACTTCTGAAGACATTAATAATCTTTCTCACGGTTTAATGCTAAAAGAATGTAATGAAAACGTATTATTACCAGCTATTGATGAAATTCTTGCTAAAGTAAAAGGTTTAGCAATTGAATATAAAAACATTCCTATGATGTGTAGAACTCATGGGCAGCCAGCTTCTCCTAGTACTTTAGGTAAAGAAATGGCCAACGTTTATGTGCGTTTACAACGTCAGCGTAAGCAAATAGCTGAAGTAGAATTATTAGGTAAAATTAATGGTGCTGTTGGTAACTACAATGCTCACCTAAGTGCTTACCCTGAAGTTAATTGGCATCAATTCGCAGATGAGTTTGTTAGTTCATTAGGATTAACTTGGAATGCTTTTACTACACAAATAGAACCACATGACTATATCGCTGAGTTATTCGATGCTATCGCTCGATTCAATACTATTTTAATTGATTTTGACCGTGATGTTTGGGGATATATTGCCCTAGGTCATTTCAAGCAAAAAACAATAGCAGGTGAAATTGGTTCATCAACAATGCCACACAAAGTTAACCCAATTGATTTCGAAAATTCAGAAGGTAACTTAGGCATTGCTAATGCAATATTCAACCACCTTGCTCAAAAGCTGCCAATTTCTCGCTGGCAACGTGACTTAACTGATTCAACTGTTTTACGTAACTTAGGTGTTGGTTTTGGTCACGCAATAATCGCTTATCAATCAACACTAAAAGGTATCAGTAAATTAGAAGTTAACGAGGCAAACTTAGCCAAAGAACTTGATAATAACTGGGAAGTATTAGCTGAGCCAGTGCAAACGGTTATGCGTCGCTATGGCATTGAAAAACCATATGAAAAATTAAAAGAATTAACCCGTGGTAAACGTGTTGATGGTGATTCTATGCGTGAATTCATCAATACCCTTGAATTGCCTGACACAGTAAAAGCTGAGTTATGCTTATTAACTCCGGCAAGCTATATTGGTCGTGCTGTGTCATTTATTGAAGAGTTAGATTAA